In Candidatus Poribacteria bacterium, the genomic stretch TTGCGCAACTCAACTTCCCGGTATCACCTCGTCAAACGGAATCCCTCTATTTTGAATGGCAGGCAGGCGAAACCTATAAATTTGAGGCGACCTTGTCTACAGGGGATATCAGCGTTCAAACGATAACTGCACCGCGGACATACACACAAGGCAATTTAGAGATTGCCATTCCCTACGGTGCTGCGACGCAGTCGGATTCGGGAGATACACTGGAAAATGATCAGAAGGCACTCGTTCTAAGTGGAAGCGAGATGGCAGCCACGGTTCTTGTTACAAACGGGAACATGCCAACAACCTTTGAACTGGAACTTTGTTTGCCATCAACGCTAACCGTCGTTCGCTTACCAGCAGGTTGGAAAAGTGAAACAATTGACACCTTAACCTGCCTCTCCACTACCGACGGATTTCGCATCGCATCGGAGGTGTGGTACCGAGAATTAGTTTTGAGAACCTCCGAGACAAATCGTTCGGATGGGCAAGCGATTTCGGGGACTGTCCATTTCACAACTGACGCAGGACAAACATGGGAACAGCAAGCAACAATGAAATTACGAGTCGCAACCGTTTCAGAAATCGCGGAAAACCTCTCAATAGGATCTATCGATATGCCGACAGATGCGACAGGCACAGTGGATCGGAAGCAGCGAAAAGATACTGTCTACTACGCACGCCCGCTGTTCAGTTGGCTCCGAACGTCGCAAACCAATGCCTTTGAGCCGACAACCTATCAGACAGTCCGACTCCGCAACCAAGGCGAAGAAACGATTCATGTGGTCGTGTCATCAACCAATATAGATACGAAAAGTGGTGAAATCATTCCCTTTCTCGCGCCCCCAGAAACAGCAAACGGAGGTACCAATCGGAGCGTAGCGTTTGCGAGCTTGCTGGGTGACACGGTTACAGAGATTCCGTTGCCCATATATTTTCATCCGGTGTATTTACGACAGGGAAACCAGCCAGAACAGGCGATTCCCGGGGAATATGTGCGCGACATCGCAGTGAAGGTCTGGGGAAGCGACGCGACAATTCTTCGTGAACAACGTTCACTGCACCTAATCGTTCCAAATCAACAAGCACTGCTCATCAGTCTATTGGCGATCATCAGTAGCAGCATCGGTTTCGCCCTTGTCCTACGGCTTCATAAACAAATTTTCGCTGGTTTCACAACAAAACAGCTGATTGTAATTGCGCTGTTTAGCACAACAGTTTTTGTAGCAGTGATGGTTCCGTCAACGCTGTTTCTCAACTTAATCCGTGCCGTTCTCGGTCCAATCTCGGTACTTCTAACCGGTTTAATCAACGAAACGCTCTACTATGCTTTACTGACGGCACTACTTATCTACATTAACGGAGACCCGGAGAATGCAGAAGTTACAAATCGGAAACTCGTTAAAGGTAGCGGTGTAATCTTACTTGTCTCTGCAGTACGTTTACTTCTCGGTGGTGTCACGTTTGGGCTTTTTACACCGATGGCGATCGTCTATACTGGCACAAGCGTTCTTCTATTGGAAACAGGATTTCTGTGCGTGCGAGGGCGTAGTCTGCTGGCATGGGCAGTCGTATTAGGCCTTTGCGACGCGCTCTCTGTTTATGTCGATTTTCAACTCTCTATACTGTTCTATCGACTTTTTTATGCCGATTGGTATATCATTCTCCGAATCTTAATAGAAGGGTTCGTCTATACGTTTATCGGTGTGCTTCTCGGTGGGCGATTAGGTAGAGGTTTATGGCGCGTGGCAGACTAAGCCATCATATTTGTGAAATCCAGAAATACGCGATTTAGACAACACGGAAAAACTACAATACAAACATAAGGAAACATTACAATGAAACGAATTCAGTTTTTGACGCTATTCTGTCTGCTCATCGTCTTACCTATCGGCATTGCGACGGCTGACCTAAATGTCACTTGGGTCAGGACAGGCGCAGTCCTTGAAACCGAAGGTAAACAGAACGTTGACCTTAAAATCAACGTCGCAACCGTATCTAACGGCACAACCCATGCATTAGCAGAAACACCAACCGTCCAACAATTTGATGCGAACCGAGTTCTTCTTCAATTCGCATGGCAACCGAACCAAAGTTATCAGTTCCGTTTAAATGACAGCGTAACAACAGCGATTTCGCCGCTGAAGCCAGAACCTTATCTCATCCGTACCGTCGAATTAGACGGCCTCTTATCGCTGATGGAAAACCTGCGCCAACCTGCGAAACCGACTGCCCTTGCCTTAGGACATGGTAGTAGACCTAATACAGAGAAGTTAGCAATCGCGACAGATAGCGGACATCTCGCGGTTTTGAAACCCCTCACGGGTGAGACGCTTTGGAAAACCCGTATTTCGGAAGGTTATGTGAGACGGATGGCATTCAGTGCCGATAACACACGACTCTATATTGGCGAACAAGCAGCAGATGGGTTTATCTACTGTTACGACTTAACAACCGACAAATCAACGCTCCGCTGGAAATATCGTACCGCCGATGACATCGAAACCTCCACGCCAAGCAATCCTGATAGCGTCTACGCATGGGTAAGTTACCCTGGTCCAGCGTGCATGCGAACCCTAACGAACGGAGACCTTTTGGTAGCGAGTGTACACTCTTGGACAGAGAATGATACACCACTTAAGAAGTCCCAACTCTATCGATTTGACGGTGAAACGGGAGAAGTCACTTGGAAATGGCCCCGCGAACATGCTGGACCAAAGGTGATACGCTGGTTCGACGTAAGTGCCGATAGCAAAACACTTGCCCTCGTGATGGATAGCGGGCATAACTTACAAGGCAACGCCGCGAATGAAAGCGGCAACGGAAAACTCACTGTCCTCAATGCAGAGGATGGAACGGAAAAATGGCACGTGGATATTGAACCGCTGCGCGAGTATTTCGCGCAGGTCACGTTTTGGAGAGGTGTCAGTCTATCCCCCGATGGCAAATTCATCAACGTCACAACTGACGATGGGCGCGCCTTCATTTTCGATGTAAACAGATCGGAACCGATATGGCAGGAAAATTTGGCGACACCATTGGAGGTAAGCGGTATTCCTATTGTAGCCACTTCCGGCACGATTGACGCGACGGATGCAGCAGCACTCTTTGTTACTGGCGATACCTACATCCCCTATCATCTCCGAAAAGGCGCGCAAAAACCTTCGGCGGGACATCCCAACGGGATGACGTTGTTTGCCTATTCGTGGAACGGTGAGAAAAGTTGGCAGTGGAAACTTGAGAATATGCCGCAAGGTTTACGCATTGATGCTATAGACCGTTATGCCGTGTTATCTGTCTCCAAGCGGACACAGGATCCGAATGAGAGTCTCCACGGTGTGTCGGTGTTTGATTTGAAAGCGGAGGGCAGCGGTTTAGCGAAATACCTATATACCTACCGCACAGAAGGACAACTCCCGTACGATACACTCGCAGTCAGCGCGAATGGTACTTTAATCGCTATCGTTGAGGTGCCAATAGCAATGCCAGATGAAACCGTCCAGGGTAAGAATCGAGTACATGTGCTGTATTGATTTTTGGTTGCCTGAACATGAATCTTGACAAATGCGGATAACCAATGTACACTTATTATTTACCACTTCCCCAAACCCTTGCAGGCGAGGTTTGGAGCCTCGTTTCGGTAGTCCATTGTGCCATGAAAACTCGCTGATATCAAAACTTAAGGGGAACAACAACCCTGTTGTTCCCCAATTGCAACTCTAAAGCAGACACAAAAGTGCCAAGGACAGTGACTTTACTTCGCGACTGCATTTTGAGCAACCGCATTTTGGGTCGCTACAATCACACCCTGCAATGCCTGAAAATAACTCATCTCAGCCATTTTAATTGCGTGCGTATCCCCATTTTCGCGGGCACGTCTGAGTGCTTCCCAACTCAATGCCAGCATCTGGTTTGTTCTCTCTAAAATTCGCCAATCCGTATTTGAAATCATGGTATCCCCCGAAATCTATTACGCTATCGGCGGCTTATTGTTCCGCTCAAACAGCGCGTTCAACGCCTCACTCAACAGATTTTGAATGCTCGTGTCTTTCTCAAGTGCGAGCATTTTCAACTGTCGATGCACATCCTTGTCAAAATGTCCGGAAATCATCTTTTTTCCCTGACGGGACGGCGGCACCGTCGGAGTCGGTTTAGGTGCTGTTCCAACGGTAACTTCACCCTCACCTGACAGAATCGCTACTGTTTTCATATAATGTATGCCTCCACACATGTGCACATGCAAACATGTATACATGCATGTATACATGTATGAAAATATATTACGTTAGTTTTACAAATCGGTTTCAGGTGAATGAAAATTTAATTTTCCGGATTCATTGCCAAAGGCAAGGTCGGCAGTGAGATAGAATTTTCGGAGGGACCCGCGCTGATAAAAGATACGAGGGGTCAGAGTGAGTTCTATATTATGTGTCAACGGAATATCGTACTCCACAATGGTACCGCCTTCCTTCCCTCTCAACAACGAGTAGCAGAACATCAGTAATCCTGCACATTATCTTCTTTCACGAAGAACGTAAAATGTCTTGAATTTTACGCTCCTTTTTTTCTGATACTTGATATGGGGCATAGACTTGAACGATTTCTAAAGGAGAGGCACCATCATAGTACCTCGCGAGAAACAGTTCACCCGCGTATTCACCCAGTGCCTCTAATCTATCTTGTTTCTTGTTATTTTCGTCAAAAATCATAACTGCTTCCGAACTCTGAGTTTTGGATTGGCTGTCATAATTCAAATTCCGAACCGCGGGTTTATTTACAATAATATAATCAGCATCGGCGTTGGGACCTATGCACTCGGCAATCTTTTTCTCACATCGGCGTTTTCGATCCGAATCCGCTACCATTTCCTGCAGGCAGTCACGGATTGCCATATCTTCATATTTGAACCTGAGTCCAGTAATTGTATTGAAGAGCTCACGATTGTAAAGTCGATTGAAAATTTTATTTGCTTTCCGTTGTTTGCAATTTCTTAAAAGGTCAATTACCTTTTCGTCATGATAATTGAGATAGTTTTGAACGAAATCTTTACGCTTTTTCTCATAGTCTTGATCGGTATCCTTTTTGTTTCTTCTGGGGTATTTATAAAGTTTGGCGATTTGCTTATTACCCTCTTCAATTGCAAGGGTAATCCCACGAATAATCATCTCATCGGAAATGAGACTGACTTCGTGCGAATACACTTGCTGTTTCATATGATACCGCGCGAGCATGAATTGCTCGAGAGCATAAAGCCCTTCGCTATTAAGGGCAAGTTGTGTTTCTGGACGAGCAAGCTGTGTTTTTGGTCGGTCAACAACCAAGCAGGATTCAATTAGTTTCTCCAGATCGTACTCTCCATATTTGACACCGGCGAAATAGGAATCACGCAGAAGGTAGTCCATCTTGTCGGCATCCAACTCACTCGAAATGACATCACGTCTCCAGTCCCGCGTCGGTTTCCCCTGGATCATATCAATCAAGAACTTACGCTCTTTATCGTCCAGAATGTCTTTGATTTGCGAATCGTTACGAATAATATCTATAGTTATTTTCTCATGAACCCTTCCGCGGGCTATCCCCATGTTAGTTTGAGCAGGTGAAAACTTTTCCAAAAGATTCTCAGAAAGATGACTAAACGGACCGTGTCCAATATCATGAAGCAACGCTGCGAAACGAACATTAGCAATATCCTCATCGCTAATTCCATCGGGGCTCAACTCTTGGAGGCTGGTGCAAATTCGACCAGCGATGTGCATCACACCAATCGAATGGTCAAAGCGCGTATGTAGAGCACTCGGATAAACCAAAAACACCATTGCCAATTGCCGAATCCGACGAAGCCGCTGAAAAACTTTAGTGTCAATCAACTGCTGTTCTCTTTCTGAAAAATCAATAAGTCCATGGATTGGGTCTCGTATTCTTCTATAAGTTTGCTTTTTCATATTAAGGTTATACCGTTTTATGTTAAGTAATTCAAGTTGGTTTTCGCTATTTTCGATTTCCTTGACTTTCTTCGTTTGAGAGGGATTCACAAAATTCATTCAAGAATGAAGAGGTTTACCAAAGAGAATTTTGCGAATCATTCGCAAAAAATATTCTTGTGCAGATCTTCATAGACTTTCATACCAGGTTGAATGCATGGACCGAGTACATCCATCATGAAGCTTTCTTTCGTATTTCTCAAGTTAGCTGATTTTAAAATTTTTTGGGCAGTACCATGGATAGGTTGAACGATAGATTTCAGGTTATCACATGATTTTAATTTATTAGCACAAGCCTTGGCAATCTCACTTTGGGAAAGTTCCCTCCGCAATCCTAAACCTTCCTCAGTAAGACGAAACGCTTTGCTTTCTGTTTTTGAGGGATCCATCCCTCCGACGACATCTGGTTCACCGAAGAGAAAACGGAGGTTATCAATGCCAGTCAGTGAATCCCTAAGTGCATTAAAGGCATTAATTGTAAAATAGGCGGAAACGAAGGAAAGGGACGCACCGTCTTGGATTTTATCCTTCAGAAAATTGGCGACGGTGCCGTACAGATTGTTATCTCTGATGCGGGAGGTTTTTGACATTGTGTTCTCTTTCCGAAGTTCCTATAAATATAGTATCATTTGAGAGTCGCGACCGGGGTCCTCACTCGTTACTGGGAAGGGGAAGGTTGCTCCTATAGCGATCACTTTTTATCATACCAATCCCATTCAAAATTAGCAAGCATAAAAAAGCAATATATGATAAACTAAATTGTAAACTAAAATTCAAACAATCGGAGAAAAAAATGACAAAATGGATACTATGTATAGCAACACTTCTCTGTTTGGGGACTGCTATTCATAGCAGTAGCGCAAAAGAACTCACATTAGACGATATTTTCCCAACCGACCGGGTGATAGACGTGCAGATCACGGTCTCGCAGCGGGATTGGGACACAATTCGGTATCAGTCACGGGATTTTGTGAGCGCACTGAACGAGAAACGGCAGTTCGGTCCGTTGGATCATCCGTATACCTATGTCGAAGCAAGCCTAAGTATTGATGGCGTGGTTTTCCCAAAGGTAGGACTTCGTAAAAAAGGATTCATCGGTTCGCAAAGCCATACCCGTCCTTCCCTCAAAATTAGATTAAATCACATTGACAAAGAGGGCGGAATTGAAGGACTGACGAACCTGACACTGAATAACAACAAACAGGATACAAGCCAAGTGAGTCAATTTATGGGGTATGCGTTGTTTAACGCGATCGGTTCCCCCGCGCCGCGGTGCGCGTATGCGAAGGTAACGGTCAACGGCAAAAGTTTGGGGATATATTCTCATGTGGAAACCGTCCGTAAACCACTCTTGAAACGTGCCTTCGGAAATGACAATGGTCCCCTCTATGAAGGCACTGTCGTTGATTTTAACGAGGAGTGGGAAAACAGCTTTGAACACAAACGCGGCAACGATACGCTCGGCAGAGAAAAGATCATCGCTTTAATCAATGTCCTCGCAGATGACAAGGTAACGGAAGAAGCCATCGGTGAACTCGTGGATTTAGATAGTTTCTATCCGTTTTGGGCAACAGAAAGTCTGCTCGGTTTCTGGGACGGTTATTCTGGAAATAATAACAACTACTTCATTTATCTGAATCCGGAAACCGACAAGTTCCAATTTTCACCGTGGGGAGCGGATGCGCTGTTTACAAATTTCAGTATGGACTTTCGGAGAAATGCACGCGCACCGACTTCGGTCAAAACACAAGGCTTGATTGCATATAGGCTTTATCAACTTGAGACAGGGCGCGAACGGTATGCAAAAACGATGAAGAAACTCCTTGAAATCCACTGGAATGAGGAAGAACTACTTGCTGAACTGGACAGGGTCGCTGCAATGATTCAGCCTTATCTGCTACCGGAACAACGCGAATTCCAAGAAGAAGAATGGGGCGGGAGAGGCGAAAAACAGACCTTTGAGAACCAGCTCGCGGACGTTCGTGATTTCATCCGTACCCGTAAAAACGACATCCTGCAGGAAATTGGCGATGGCATGCCTGTCTGGCGTAGAAAACCGCGTCCGCCGTTCGTTATGGGACCGGATGGATTTGACATGAAAAACTTCATTCAATTGCCCGAAGAAGGTCTGTGGCATGCCGCGCGCACCGGTGATCTCGCATCGATGAAACGCTACATCATAGAAGGTGCCGATGTCAATGAACCAGATGAGAGTTTGAACATATCGCCTTTGGCATGGAGTGCGTCTCATGGACAAACCGAAGCGACTCGTCTGCTTATCGAAAATGGTGCTGATGTTAATCTAAAAGACGATAACGGCAGCACACCCTTGCACGGTGCCGTAGTTTTCGGTAGAGCAGGTGTCGCGAAACTTCTTGTTGAGAACGGTGCAAATCTGCAGGTACGCAATAACGATGGCGGGACACCAGCGGATGCTTTGCATCTTGATTGGAGAACTACTACTTTTATTGGCGGTTTGATGGGTGTAGAAGTAGAGGAAAATATCGCTGTCATGCAAAGCGGTAGGAACGAAATTGCGAAACTCTTTGGAGTCAAAGAATTTGACAGCAAAGACATACCCTCCGCGCAGGATCTATCGGGAGCAGTATTTATTGGAGATCTCGCAGCGGTTAAACACGCGCTAACAGAGGGTGCAAACGCTAATGCGCAGGACCCACAATCCGGAAGCACAATGCTGTCTATTGCTGCACTGATGGGGCATACGGAAATTGTAGCACTGCTCCTTGAACACGGCGCGGATGTCAATGCGAAAAGCCGTGACGGTGGCACGGCACTGCATGCAGCGGCTTTCCTCGGACGTGTTGAAACGGTGAAACTTCTGCTTGAAAAAGGCGCAGATACGACACTTCGAAATAATATGGGTGGCATAGCGGTAGATGGCGCAAAGTTGGACTGGGCATTTGCCAAAGGCATAATCGCTATGCTGCAACTTGAAGTAGACGAGGCAGAGGTGAAAGCAGGTAGAGCTGAAGTTATAAAACTGCTCTCTCGCCACAGTAGAGAATAGACACCAGACGGAGGTGGAACGGATGCATAATTCGCAGACTAACCCTGAATCTATTCAGGAGATACCAGTGCCTCGTGCAATGACACTGGAGGAATTCCTTGAAAATGACTTTGAAGGTTATGAGTATATAAAAGGAGAATTAGTCCCTATGGCAGCAGCTGCAATTGTACATGGCGAAATAGGATCTAACATCCATTTTCTTTTAGCAGCATACGTTCGTGAAAATAAATTAGGGCGTTTATATATTGCAGAAACGACGTTTCAATTGGACGATAGGGTAGTAAAACCTGATATTGCGTTTGTCTCGACAGAGCGGTTGTCAGATGATAAATTAAAAGGATTCTCCGTGGCTCCTGACCTCGCTATTGAGATAGTTTCCCCGACAGATAAGCACTATGATGTCACCGAAAAGGCGTTAGCCTATCTGAAATCCAGAACACGTCTCGTCTGGGTTATCGAACCGGTTGCTAAGACAGTAATGGTCTATCGCTCTGAAACAGATTTCGCGCTGCTGACGTGTGAAGACACACTGACAGGTGAGGATGTGGTCGAAGGATTTACGTGTCCGGTTGCGCAATTGTTTGAATAAATTTCTGGATTAACACAAGAAAACTGATGATATCCATACCCTTTGCACTTGGTCACAACCAAAAAAGTTTGATTCTTTTTCTGCTATGTGCTAAAATATTCTTCACTTCAGTTTACGAGAGGTCTCGGTGTCCACATTTTTATTACTTTTCTCGGCGATTCTATTCTTCTTAAGTTTACGTGAGATTTATGGACAAGCGGGCGAGTTTGGTCCGGCAACATTTGATTAACTGAGGCTCTTAACGCATGCGCTTAAAAAAATTCAAAACAGAACTAAAAGATTTCCCTCAATACTTGCAGAAACAGGAAATTTTAGATCGATTTACTGTCCTAACGCAACGCGAAGACAACTGGGATGGGTACGACTCAAAA encodes the following:
- a CDS encoding HD domain-containing protein, giving the protein MKKQTYRRIRDPIHGLIDFSEREQQLIDTKVFQRLRRIRQLAMVFLVYPSALHTRFDHSIGVMHIAGRICTSLQELSPDGISDEDIANVRFAALLHDIGHGPFSHLSENLLEKFSPAQTNMGIARGRVHEKITIDIIRNDSQIKDILDDKERKFLIDMIQGKPTRDWRRDVISSELDADKMDYLLRDSYFAGVKYGEYDLEKLIESCLVVDRPKTQLARPETQLALNSEGLYALEQFMLARYHMKQQVYSHEVSLISDEMIIRGITLAIEEGNKQIAKLYKYPRRNKKDTDQDYEKKRKDFVQNYLNYHDEKVIDLLRNCKQRKANKIFNRLYNRELFNTITGLRFKYEDMAIRDCLQEMVADSDRKRRCEKKIAECIGPNADADYIIVNKPAVRNLNYDSQSKTQSSEAVMIFDENNKKQDRLEALGEYAGELFLARYYDGASPLEIVQVYAPYQVSEKKERKIQDILRSS
- a CDS encoding Uma2 family endonuclease, producing the protein MHNSQTNPESIQEIPVPRAMTLEEFLENDFEGYEYIKGELVPMAAAAIVHGEIGSNIHFLLAAYVRENKLGRLYIAETTFQLDDRVVKPDIAFVSTERLSDDKLKGFSVAPDLAIEIVSPTDKHYDVTEKALAYLKSRTRLVWVIEPVAKTVMVYRSETDFALLTCEDTLTGEDVVEGFTCPVAQLFE
- a CDS encoding CotH kinase family protein, which translates into the protein MTKWILCIATLLCLGTAIHSSSAKELTLDDIFPTDRVIDVQITVSQRDWDTIRYQSRDFVSALNEKRQFGPLDHPYTYVEASLSIDGVVFPKVGLRKKGFIGSQSHTRPSLKIRLNHIDKEGGIEGLTNLTLNNNKQDTSQVSQFMGYALFNAIGSPAPRCAYAKVTVNGKSLGIYSHVETVRKPLLKRAFGNDNGPLYEGTVVDFNEEWENSFEHKRGNDTLGREKIIALINVLADDKVTEEAIGELVDLDSFYPFWATESLLGFWDGYSGNNNNYFIYLNPETDKFQFSPWGADALFTNFSMDFRRNARAPTSVKTQGLIAYRLYQLETGRERYAKTMKKLLEIHWNEEELLAELDRVAAMIQPYLLPEQREFQEEEWGGRGEKQTFENQLADVRDFIRTRKNDILQEIGDGMPVWRRKPRPPFVMGPDGFDMKNFIQLPEEGLWHAARTGDLASMKRYIIEGADVNEPDESLNISPLAWSASHGQTEATRLLIENGADVNLKDDNGSTPLHGAVVFGRAGVAKLLVENGANLQVRNNDGGTPADALHLDWRTTTFIGGLMGVEVEENIAVMQSGRNEIAKLFGVKEFDSKDIPSAQDLSGAVFIGDLAAVKHALTEGANANAQDPQSGSTMLSIAALMGHTEIVALLLEHGADVNAKSRDGGTALHAAAFLGRVETVKLLLEKGADTTLRNNMGGIAVDGAKLDWAFAKGIIAMLQLEVDEAEVKAGRAEVIKLLSRHSRE
- a CDS encoding PQQ-binding-like beta-propeller repeat protein, with protein sequence MKRIQFLTLFCLLIVLPIGIATADLNVTWVRTGAVLETEGKQNVDLKINVATVSNGTTHALAETPTVQQFDANRVLLQFAWQPNQSYQFRLNDSVTTAISPLKPEPYLIRTVELDGLLSLMENLRQPAKPTALALGHGSRPNTEKLAIATDSGHLAVLKPLTGETLWKTRISEGYVRRMAFSADNTRLYIGEQAADGFIYCYDLTTDKSTLRWKYRTADDIETSTPSNPDSVYAWVSYPGPACMRTLTNGDLLVASVHSWTENDTPLKKSQLYRFDGETGEVTWKWPREHAGPKVIRWFDVSADSKTLALVMDSGHNLQGNAANESGNGKLTVLNAEDGTEKWHVDIEPLREYFAQVTFWRGVSLSPDGKFINVTTDDGRAFIFDVNRSEPIWQENLATPLEVSGIPIVATSGTIDATDAAALFVTGDTYIPYHLRKGAQKPSAGHPNGMTLFAYSWNGEKSWQWKLENMPQGLRIDAIDRYAVLSVSKRTQDPNESLHGVSVFDLKAEGSGLAKYLYTYRTEGQLPYDTLAVSANGTLIAIVEVPIAMPDETVQGKNRVHVLY